A single genomic interval of Candidatus Methylomirabilota bacterium harbors:
- a CDS encoding luciferase family protein yields MSPRRPFRGIGSARKTRRTLERGGVGPAAELNQTLGNWPRVKITPMFGRWGYFVGPRLFACFPLRPKDADLWIRLGPEDQRRALAAGCSPHRRLSASGWVECRVEAPRDVGRALRWLRRAYEGAKQIVEREERAEP; encoded by the coding sequence GTGAGCCCTCGCCGGCCGTTTCGCGGCATCGGCTCGGCGCGCAAGACCCGGCGCACCCTCGAGCGCGGGGGCGTCGGCCCGGCCGCCGAGCTCAATCAGACGCTCGGCAACTGGCCCCGCGTGAAGATCACGCCGATGTTCGGGCGCTGGGGGTACTTCGTGGGGCCGCGCCTCTTCGCGTGCTTTCCCCTGCGTCCCAAGGACGCCGATCTCTGGATCCGCCTTGGCCCCGAGGATCAGCGCCGGGCGCTCGCCGCGGGCTGCTCGCCGCACCGGCGGCTGAGCGCGAGCGGATGGGTGGAATGTCGGGTGGAGGCGCCGCGCGACGTGGGCCGCGCGCTCCGCTGGCTGCGCCGCGCCTACGAGGGCGCGAAGCAGATCGTCGAGCGCGAGGAGCGCGCGGAGCCCTGA
- a CDS encoding SDR family oxidoreductase, whose product MTLEGKVVLVTGGATGIGRATVIALARAGAHVAINYSKSAAEAEESARLAAQAGGRALTVQADVTLDAQVRAMMSRVAREMGGLDGLVNNAGWTARVPHRQLDDLTDEIWDRVFATNLRAPFYCVRAAVPHLEKRGGGAVVNITSVAGFTGTGSSMAYAASKAGLTVLTKSLARVLAPSKIRVNAVAPGLLRTGFGDGFITDELLDQAAQVTPIGRTPTAEEVADAVVFLLAHPAMTGYTSVVDGGLCALGPTDPRR is encoded by the coding sequence ATGACGCTCGAGGGCAAGGTCGTGCTGGTCACGGGAGGCGCCACCGGCATCGGTCGCGCCACCGTGATCGCCCTGGCCCGCGCGGGCGCCCACGTCGCGATCAACTACTCGAAGTCGGCCGCGGAGGCCGAGGAGTCGGCGCGGCTCGCCGCGCAGGCGGGCGGCCGCGCCCTGACCGTGCAGGCCGACGTCACGCTGGACGCGCAGGTGCGCGCGATGATGAGCCGCGTCGCGCGCGAGATGGGCGGGCTCGACGGGCTCGTGAACAACGCGGGCTGGACCGCGCGGGTGCCCCACCGCCAGCTGGACGACCTCACCGACGAGATCTGGGACCGCGTGTTCGCCACCAACCTGCGCGCGCCGTTCTACTGCGTGCGCGCCGCGGTGCCGCATCTCGAGAAACGCGGCGGCGGGGCCGTCGTCAACATCACCTCGGTGGCGGGCTTCACCGGGACCGGCTCCTCGATGGCCTACGCGGCCTCCAAGGCGGGGCTCACCGTCCTGACCAAGTCGCTGGCCCGCGTGCTCGCTCCGTCGAAGATCCGGGTCAACGCGGTGGCGCCGGGGCTGCTGCGCACCGGCTTCGGCGATGGCTTCATCACCGACGAGCTCCTGGACCAGGCGGCGCAGGTGACGCCGATCGGGCGCACTCCCACCGCGGAGGAGGTGGCGGACGCGGTGGTGTTCCTGCTGGCCCACCCCGCGATGACCGGCTACACCTCGGTCGTGGACGGCGGGCTCTGCGCGCTGGGCCCGACGGACCCGCGGCGCTAG
- the mce gene encoding methylmalonyl-CoA epimerase, with product MVTNVHHVGIAVKSLSQAYRFWRDTLGLPLSREAVVAEQGVRAALLAAGESEIELLEPLSAESAVGRFLAKRGEGLHHICFKTADVASDLTALRARGVPLIDSEPRQGLAGRIGFLHPKACHGVLVELATPSNGETHAESPVRFKRLVIGSPAPDDAAKTYQDLFGLPEVEVNGGPRTMLGWAGGATLLMVPAGEARGLEGLVALSMVAPELPPLVARLEKAKASVLLGAAELTVEPASSHGVHLHISRYHFP from the coding sequence ATGGTGACCAACGTCCATCACGTCGGAATCGCGGTGAAGAGCCTGTCGCAGGCCTATCGATTCTGGCGGGACACGCTGGGGCTACCGCTGTCGCGCGAGGCGGTGGTGGCCGAGCAGGGCGTGCGGGCCGCGCTCCTCGCGGCGGGCGAGAGCGAGATCGAGCTGCTGGAGCCGCTGTCGGCGGAGAGCGCGGTGGGGCGCTTCCTGGCCAAGCGCGGGGAAGGGCTCCACCACATCTGCTTCAAGACCGCCGACGTGGCCTCCGATCTCACCGCGCTGCGGGCGCGGGGCGTGCCGCTGATCGACAGCGAGCCCCGTCAAGGGCTCGCCGGCCGGATCGGATTCCTCCATCCCAAGGCCTGCCACGGGGTCCTGGTCGAGCTGGCCACCCCGTCGAACGGCGAGACCCACGCCGAGTCGCCGGTGCGCTTCAAGCGGCTCGTGATCGGCTCGCCGGCTCCGGACGACGCGGCCAAGACGTACCAGGACCTGTTCGGCCTGCCCGAGGTCGAGGTCAACGGCGGTCCGCGAACCATGCTCGGCTGGGCCGGCGGGGCCACGCTCCTCATGGTCCCGGCCGGGGAGGCGCGCGGGTTGGAAGGCCTGGTCGCGCTGTCGATGGTGGCTCCGGAGCTGCCGCCGCTGGTGGCGCGCCTCGAGAAGGCGAAGGCGTCGGTCCTGCTGGGAGCCGCCGAGCTGACGGTCGAGCCCGCTTCCTCTCACGGAGTCCACCTCCACATCTCGCGGTATCACTTCCCCTGA
- a CDS encoding aldo/keto reductase has protein sequence MGVRGFATAEGTAGYRKRLGARAGKGHFRAWRGLSVSSLGIGTHLGNDDEATDHAYEDSVRRALELGFNMVDTAINYRHQRSERSIGAALRSLLSDGTIAREEVVLTTKGGVIAFDGSKPANPVAYFTETYVRPGVLTLSDVVAGQHCMTPRYLGDQLDRSRANLGVDTIDVYYLHNPETQLQVVERSVFAARMRAAFEFLESAVGDGRIRCYGTATWNGYREASTARDYLSLPELVGLARDVAGDRHHFAMIQLPYNLRMTEALTLPNQTVDTAPLSVVQAAAHLGVYVTASASMLRGQLAKNLPAELGQVLGDLSTDAQRALQFVRSTPGVGTALCGMQSVAHVEENAVLVKVPPAGSLFTRG, from the coding sequence ATGGGCGTGCGCGGATTCGCGACGGCCGAAGGGACCGCGGGCTACCGGAAGCGCCTCGGCGCGCGGGCGGGCAAGGGACACTTCCGGGCGTGGCGCGGGCTGAGCGTCTCCTCCCTGGGCATCGGCACTCACCTGGGCAACGACGACGAGGCCACCGATCACGCCTACGAGGACTCGGTGCGGCGCGCCCTCGAGCTGGGCTTCAACATGGTGGACACCGCGATCAACTACCGCCACCAGCGCAGCGAGCGCAGCATCGGCGCGGCGCTGCGCTCGCTCCTGAGCGACGGCACCATCGCGCGGGAGGAGGTGGTGCTGACCACCAAGGGCGGCGTCATCGCCTTCGACGGAAGCAAGCCCGCGAACCCGGTCGCCTATTTCACGGAGACCTACGTGCGGCCGGGCGTGCTGACCCTGTCCGACGTGGTGGCCGGCCAGCACTGCATGACGCCCCGCTATCTCGGCGATCAGCTCGACCGCAGCCGCGCGAACCTGGGCGTGGACACCATCGACGTGTACTACCTGCACAATCCGGAGACGCAGCTGCAGGTGGTGGAGCGGTCGGTGTTCGCGGCGCGCATGCGCGCCGCCTTCGAGTTCCTGGAGAGCGCGGTCGGCGACGGCCGCATCCGCTGCTACGGCACCGCCACCTGGAACGGCTACCGCGAGGCGTCCACCGCGCGCGACTACCTCTCGCTGCCCGAGCTGGTGGGCCTGGCCCGCGACGTCGCGGGCGACCGGCATCATTTCGCGATGATCCAGCTCCCGTACAACCTCCGCATGACCGAGGCCCTCACCCTGCCCAACCAGACGGTGGACACGGCGCCGCTGTCCGTCGTGCAGGCGGCCGCGCACCTCGGCGTCTACGTCACCGCGTCGGCCTCCATGCTGCGGGGGCAGCTCGCCAAGAACCTGCCCGCCGAGCTCGGCCAGGTGCTGGGCGACCTCAGCACCGACGCGCAGCGCGCGCTCCAGTTCGTGCGCTCGACCCCCGGCGTCGGCACCGCGCTCTGCGGGATGCAGAGCGTGGCCCACGTCGAGGAGAACGCGGTCCTGGTGAAGGTGCCGCCCGCCGGCTCCCTCTTCACGCGCGGCTGA